In Phreatobacter stygius, a genomic segment contains:
- a CDS encoding dihydrodipicolinate synthase family protein, which yields MLDKPHSQASVVLPTASRGLEHYKLSAPKSFPRTATPLNRVALAAAHMVADPLAEVDPWLGVAIDWDRTMAYRDYLWGLGLGVAEAMDTAQRGMGLDWPMALELIQRSVRAAKATPGAVVFSGAGTDHLDPAEAGSLDDVIRAYETQFEAIEAAGGRIIMMASRALARVAKGPADYARVYDRILGQSAEPVIIHWLGDMFDPALSGYWGTADLDAAMDTAVGVINANAARIDGVKVSLLDKDKEIAMRRRLDKRVLMYTGDDFNYAELIAGDAQGYSHALLGIFDAIAPAAAGALSALADDDLETFHAIFAPTVPLSRHIFKAPTRFYKTGVVFVAYLNGHQDHFTMVGGQESTRSTQHLAELFRLADKAGILRDPERAAARMAAVMAVRGVG from the coding sequence ATGCTGGACAAACCGCACAGCCAGGCATCCGTTGTTCTGCCGACGGCCAGCCGCGGGCTCGAGCATTACAAGCTCTCGGCGCCGAAAAGCTTCCCGCGCACGGCGACGCCGCTCAACCGGGTGGCACTGGCCGCCGCCCACATGGTTGCCGATCCGCTCGCCGAGGTCGATCCCTGGCTGGGCGTTGCCATCGACTGGGACCGGACCATGGCCTATCGCGACTATCTCTGGGGCCTCGGCCTCGGCGTCGCCGAGGCCATGGACACCGCCCAGCGCGGCATGGGGCTCGACTGGCCGATGGCGCTGGAATTGATCCAGCGCTCGGTCAGGGCGGCGAAAGCCACCCCCGGCGCGGTGGTGTTTTCGGGTGCCGGCACCGATCATCTCGATCCGGCCGAGGCCGGTTCGCTCGACGACGTGATCAGGGCTTACGAAACCCAGTTCGAGGCCATCGAGGCGGCCGGCGGGCGGATCATCATGATGGCCTCGCGGGCGCTCGCCCGGGTCGCCAAGGGCCCGGCTGATTATGCCAGGGTTTATGACCGGATCCTCGGTCAGTCGGCTGAGCCGGTGATCATCCACTGGCTCGGCGACATGTTCGATCCGGCCCTGTCGGGTTATTGGGGCACCGCCGATCTCGACGCCGCCATGGATACGGCGGTCGGCGTGATCAATGCCAATGCGGCAAGAATAGACGGCGTCAAGGTCTCGCTCCTCGACAAGGACAAGGAGATCGCCATGCGCCGGCGCCTGGACAAACGGGTGCTGATGTATACCGGCGACGACTTCAATTATGCCGAGCTGATCGCCGGCGATGCACAAGGCTATTCCCACGCGCTGCTCGGCATTTTCGACGCCATCGCGCCGGCCGCCGCCGGTGCGTTGTCGGCACTCGCCGATGATGATCTCGAGACCTTCCACGCGATCTTCGCGCCGACCGTGCCGCTGTCGCGCCATATCTTCAAGGCGCCGACCCGCTTCTACAAGACCGGCGTGGTGTTTGTTGCCTATCTGAACGGGCACCAGGACCATTTCACCATGGTCGGCGGCCAGGAGAGCACACGCTCGACCCAGCATCTGGCTGAACTGTTCCGGCTCGCCGACAAGGCCGGCATCCTGCGCGATCCCGAACGGGCGGCCGCCCGCATGGCGGCGGTCATGGCGGTCAGGGGTGTCGGGTGA
- a CDS encoding Gfo/Idh/MocA family protein produces MSTKTLGVVMNGVTGRMGTNQHLVRSVAAIRAEGGVTMSDGSKVQLDPILIGRNADKVAALAKANGVERWGTDLDAAIADPKNQIFFDAATTQMRPTLLEQAINAGKHIYCEKPISTNLPEALRICRLARDKGVKNGTVQDKLFLPGLQKLKMLRDSGFFGQMLSVRGEFGYWVFEGDWQEAQRPSWNYRNEDGGGMILDMVCHWRYVLDNLFGQVKSVSCLGATHIPERVDENGRRYKATADDAAYATFELEGGVIAHMNMSWATRVYRDDLVTFNVDGTLGSAVAGLHDCMIQPRAATPRPVWNPDQKQAIDFRSTWQKVPDNVQYDNGFKVQWEMFIRHVVEDTPYSYTLVEGAKGVQLVECALQSWKERRWVDVPALTI; encoded by the coding sequence ATGAGCACAAAGACCCTTGGTGTCGTGATGAACGGCGTCACCGGCCGCATGGGCACCAACCAGCACCTGGTGCGCTCGGTCGCCGCCATCCGGGCTGAGGGCGGCGTCACCATGTCCGATGGCTCGAAGGTGCAGCTCGACCCGATCCTGATCGGGCGCAATGCCGACAAGGTGGCGGCACTTGCCAAGGCCAATGGCGTGGAGCGCTGGGGCACCGATCTCGACGCGGCAATAGCCGATCCGAAAAACCAGATCTTCTTCGATGCGGCGACCACCCAGATGCGTCCGACGCTCTTGGAACAGGCGATCAATGCCGGCAAACATATCTATTGCGAGAAGCCGATCTCGACCAACCTGCCCGAGGCGCTGCGCATTTGCCGGCTCGCCCGCGACAAGGGCGTGAAGAACGGCACGGTGCAGGACAAGCTGTTCCTGCCCGGCCTGCAGAAGCTGAAAATGCTCCGGGATTCCGGCTTTTTCGGCCAGATGCTCTCGGTGCGCGGCGAGTTCGGCTACTGGGTGTTCGAAGGCGACTGGCAGGAGGCGCAGCGACCCTCGTGGAACTACCGCAACGAGGACGGCGGCGGCATGATCCTCGATATGGTCTGCCACTGGCGTTACGTGCTCGACAACCTGTTCGGCCAGGTGAAGTCGGTCTCCTGCCTCGGCGCCACCCATATCCCCGAGCGTGTCGACGAAAACGGGCGGCGCTACAAGGCGACCGCCGACGATGCGGCCTATGCCACCTTCGAGCTCGAAGGCGGCGTGATTGCGCATATGAACATGTCCTGGGCCACCCGCGTCTATCGCGACGACCTGGTCACCTTCAATGTCGACGGCACGCTTGGGTCGGCGGTCGCCGGGCTGCATGACTGCATGATCCAGCCGCGCGCCGCCACGCCCCGCCCGGTGTGGAACCCCGACCAGAAACAGGCCATCGACTTCCGCTCGACCTGGCAGAAGGTTCCCGACAACGTCCAGTACGACAACGGCTTCAAGGTCCAGTGGGAAATGTTCATTCGCCACGTGGTCGAGGACACGCCCTATTCCTACACGCTGGTGGAAGGCGCCAAGGGCGTGCAGCTGGTCGAATGCGCCTTGCAGAGCTGGAAGGAACGCCGCTGGGTCGACGTTCCCGCCCTGACCATTTGA